The following coding sequences lie in one Spinacia oleracea cultivar Varoflay chromosome 1, BTI_SOV_V1, whole genome shotgun sequence genomic window:
- the LOC130466101 gene encoding uncharacterized protein, with translation MVIYCKFFSIVVIKMVANITTIISAEILDVELDLTNFLEWKEKLVEVLKVNGIHYVIEQPFPTYDARGMTPERYRSWALHKYLVTEFILKSILESWRGRFITFEPQAHLSSLEDKCAGFRPLCQTGGNGVDELTNSMSDLKLITPRKSCLEIELLEAQRRIYSVKMDKNTSIRSHVDMMSGLFFTIERLGGSIKESVTIALVLNSLHKDYEGFKMHYLFHQKESTFCELVELLMKCEKILKFNQNPSNVRCTKFKKVGKGKKSKVASSSTPGGHLAPSKSKMKRNASLSTSQCFNCNQIGHYKRDCPKRKEEKKDENVASTSGTKEK, from the exons atggttatttattgcaaattcttttcgattgtagtaatcaaaatggtcgcaaacataacaacaatcatatcagcagaaattctggatgtcgagttagacttgactaattttcttgaatggaaagagaaacttgtcgaagttttgaaagttaatggcatacactatgtcattgaacaacctttccctacctatgatgcgcgaggcatgactcctgaaaggtacagaagttgggcacttcacaagtaccttgtcacagagttcatccttaagtctatccttgagagttggagagggaggttcattacttttgaacctcaagctcacctaagtagcctcgaggataagtgtgcgggttttcgacccttgtgccaaactggtggcaatggggttgacgaattgactaattcgatgagcgatctcaagctcataaccccacgcaagtcgtgcctagaaatcgaacttctggaggcacaaaggcgcatctactctgtcaagatggacaaaaacacatcaattcggtctcatgtggatatgatgtctggattatttttcacaattgagagacttggtggttccatcaaagagtccgtaactattgcactagtgctgaattctcttcataaggattatgaaggttttaagatgcactatctctttcatcagaaagagagcacattctgtgaacttgtggaattactcatgaaatgcgagaaaatccttaagttcaatcaaaaCCCTtcgaatgtgaggtgcactaaattcaagaaagtaggcaaggggaagaaaagcaaagttgcatcttcgtccactcccggagggcatctggcgccttccaagagcaagatgaagaggaatgcttctctttctacatcgcaatgcttcaattgtaatcaaattggtcattacaagcgagattgccccaaacgaaaggaagagaagaaggacgaaaatgttgcttctacttcag ggactaaggagaagtag